CGCGTTGCTGACGAGCGTGGCTCCGAGGGCTTCGAGCTTCTTGGAGTACCAGCGGATCGTCGCCTGATCGCCGGCTCCCGTGAGCACATTGTCGAAGCTGACGCGGAGCGGCTTGCCGTCCTTTCCGCGTCCGTTGGGATAGCCGGCTTCGGCAAGCAGACGCTTCGCCTCGTCGAGCGATTTGCGAACCGGGGCTCCGGCGCGGTCATTCCAATCGTAGACGAAGGGGTTCATTCCAGCCCGCCCTTCGACGCGCCCGAAGATGCCCGGCGGGATGGGCCCGTGAGCCGCTAGCGCTCTGCCGTTGGCGAAGATCTCAACGTACTCCTCCGTGTCAATGGCGATGGAGATGGCTTGCCGGAGCTTGCGCTTCTCCGGCTCGTAGCCGCCGACGACCGGATCGAGCATGTTGAACGCGAGATAGTAGGTCGCCGTGTTGACGGCTGTCGTCAACTGGACGCCGCGCTCCTGCATCCAGGGGGAGAGCGTCGCGCCGGTTTCGGCGTTCATGACGATGGCGCGGTCGAAGTTGTCCGAAGAGATGCCCGACGCGTCGTAGTAGCCCTGGAGGAACTTGCTCCATCGGGGCACGTCCTCCTTTTCGAGCTTGTAGACGAACCGGTCGATGAACGGCAGCGACTGTCCAGCGGATGCCAGGAAGCCGTCCGCGTCGTCGTTCGGTTCCCCCTCGGACGGGTAGGTCTCTGTCGTTCGGTAGTTCTCGTTGCGCGTCAGGACGATCTCGAGGTTCGGGTTGTAGGTCGCGAACCGGTACGCGCCCGTGCCGACGGGATACTGGTCGATGGTCATGTTCTTGCGGATGAGCGCGCCCTGGTCGTAGAAGGCGATGGCTTCCGGCGGCATCGGCGAGAAGAAGGGCATCGCCAGCCAGTAGAGGATCTGCGGGTACTTGCGAGTCAGGACGATCCGGTAGGTGTGGTCATCGACGACCTCCGCGCCAGGCAGCGGGAACGCGCCGTAGTCGAGCGAGATGGGGTCGTAGCGCTCGTCTCGGTCGGCGTTGTAGGCGATGCCGCCACGCGCCTGGCGCTCGGCGCGCGCCGCCGACAGCGCTTCTTCGAGTGCGGCGGCGTACTCCTCCATCCCCTCGATGTAGCCGCCGATGGTGCTGAGGATGGGGCAGCTCAAGCGCGGGTCCGCCAGCCGCTGAATCTGGTAGACGTAATCCTTCGCGGCAAGCTCTCGCGTGCCGGTCTCGGCGAAGCCGCCGATGTCGTCGATGGACTCCACGTCCGCGTCGGTCAGGTTCGCATTGGCGGGCGAACCGTCAGGGCGCTTGGCGAAACACGGGTGCGGCTGGTAGAGGATGCCCGGCTGGATGCGAATCTCGTAGACGGCGCGCGCGACCTTCTCGGCGGGCGGATCGCCTTCGAGAAGCGTTCCCTGCGCGTCATAGTACTGCGGTTCGGGAACCGACTCGGCGGTGAGCGGGATCAGCTCGTAGGGGCGCTTGAGGTAGTGGTACTGGAACGGCGGCTCGTAGATCTGGGCGATGAAGGCGTACTCGTTGGCGCTGTACGACCGGGCGGGGTCGAGGTGCTTAGGGGGCTCCTCGAAGGTGCTGTAGTAGACCTTGCTTTCGGCGTCCTCAGCGCGGTAGGGGTTGTTCGGGTTCGACGGATCGCAGCCTGCCAGCGCGACCGCCAGAAGGAACGCGCCCCACGCCTGGAACTTCACGGGCTCTCCCATCGATGGAGCGGCCAGCCGCCGATCAACCGTCGACGATGGCTTCCTGCGCGAACGCGAGACTCGCCGCCGCGCTGGCCACCGGGTCGTCGCCGGATGGGATGTCCAGCATCAGATAGCCGTCGTAGTCGAGCTCGTAGAGCGAACGGGCGATGGCGGGGAAGTCCACGATTCCGAGACCCAGCGGGCGCCCGGATCGGTCTTCGGCGATGTCCCGCACTCGCACTTGGCAGAGCGCATCGCCCAACTCCCGAAGCTCCGCCGCCGGATCCCGCTCGCGAAGGACCGCATCGACGAGGTCGTAGGCGATTCCGCAGCCGGAGCCGACCTGCTGAACGAGGCGGACCATCTCCGCGACTGGAAGCGCGGCTCGGAACGCCAACCGGCACTGGTACGCCGCCGCCGCCTGAGCCGCGTTGCGCAGCGTCTCGATAGCGCGCGAGTCGCTCGCGATGCCTTCGCCAGCGACGTCTCCCAGAGGGGCGACGACCGTACGGACTCCCAGTTCTGCCACGCGGGGATTCAGAGCGTGGCACAGGCGCATCGCGTTGTCTCTCACCTTTTCGTCGGCGTGCAGCAAGCCAAGACGCTCGAGCCGAGCGAAGTACACGGCGGAGACATCGATGCGGCTCTCCTGCTTGTAGTGGCGCAGCTCACGGACACCGGCGCGGGTCCAGATGGGGTGCTCGCGAACCTGGGGTCCTCCGAGGGTCAGTTCGACGCCGCTGTATCCGAGGTTGTGGGCGATACTGAGCGCACGATCCAGGGAGGCGCTGAACGCAACGTCGCGGATACCGACCTTCATGTTCCGGCGGCTCCCTTGCGTCGAGCCACGCTTTCAGCCTGCAGCGCGTCGATGCACGCGTCGCAGAAGTAGTAGGTATACCCGGAGATCACCTCGCGCTCCACGAGTAGGCTCGGATCAAAGCGCGTGCCGCACACATTGCACCGAGGTCGTCGGTCTCGGTCGCGGCTGGGGCGTTCCGACCGCCGTGACCGGATAGCCAGCACGACGATTGCTCCGAGGACGGCATAGACGAGCCAATGGAACCACATCGCCAGTCGTCCTGCGGCGGCTCGGATGCCCGCATTCCCGTCGCATGCTGTGATGCCTTCAGCGGACCAAGACGATGGTGCCGATCCTCACCTGACCGCCGATCTCGATCTGATAGACGTAGATGCCGCCTGGCAAGAGCTCGCCCGACTCGTCCCTGCCGTCCCACTGCGTGTCCTGCGGCGAAGGATCGAGCTGCCGCACCTTGCGACCGTGGAGATCGAAGAGCGTCACGACCATGTCGCCTTCGGCGTCGCCCAGCGCCCGCGTCGGGAACGTCACGCGATTGAACGGCGCGTTCCCGAGCGGCGTGAACGGATTCGGGAACGGCGTTTCCAGCAGCACGTGCCACGTCTCCGTAGGGTCGGAGCGGTTGCCGGCTTCATCCACGGCAACGACCGCGTACCGATACCGTCCGACGTCAAGACGCTCCCGGTGGAGGAACTCGTACTCCTTGGCTGCCGCATCGGCGGGAACCGTCGTCAGCACGACGGACGCTTCGCCAGCGCGAGCGAACATCAGGTCGTAGGAGACCACATCCGGGGAGGCGCTGGGAACCCAGCGGACCCCCGTGTTCTGGGCGATCGGTTCCACGATGACGACGGCAACCGGCTTCGGCGGGTTGGTGTCCCGACCAACCGTCGCCGACACAGCCCCCGAGCGCGCCGACACGACCAGCCGGCTCTTGTAGGCGGCAACCTCGTAGCGATGCGCGCCGGCTGGCACGTTCACATCGCGGAACGAGGTCCGATCCCTTCCCAGGGCGTCAGCGGGCAGCCCTCCGTCGCGATAGATGAGGTAGCCGGTGACATCGGCATCGTCGACAGGCGTCCAAGTCACAATCACGTCATTGTCGCCATCGGGGTCCGCGACGGCGGCGATGCCGGTCGGCGACGCAGGCGGGACGTTCGGGAACACTTCGAGTGTGTAGTCGTTGTTGTTCGCCGGATTCCCGTCGATCTCACCGGGCTTGATGAACTCGCCGATCTGCAGGTCGGACAGGTTGCGGATGGCGATGCGAAACAGCGCTTCCTTCTGCGGGAGGTCTGGCGTCTGGACATCGAAAATGACTTCGATGATCGAGCTGAGGAAGTTGTCGATGGGGTTGGCGAGCGTGAAGCGTAGCGTCGTTCCGGCGGTGCTGCCGACGAAGGGAACCGGGGCTCCCTCGATCCGCACTTCCCGGAGGTCGCCGTCCGTGGCGACGAATCCCGCTGGCATGATGACCTGTACCGTCTTGATCTCCTCGCCTACCTCCGCCTGGGATCGGTCGACCAGGAGCGTCAGGATC
Above is a genomic segment from Candidatus Poribacteria bacterium containing:
- a CDS encoding sugar phosphate isomerase/epimerase, translating into MKVGIRDVAFSASLDRALSIAHNLGYSGVELTLGGPQVREHPIWTRAGVRELRHYKQESRIDVSAVYFARLERLGLLHADEKVRDNAMRLCHALNPRVAELGVRTVVAPLGDVAGEGIASDSRAIETLRNAAQAAAAYQCRLAFRAALPVAEMVRLVQQVGSGCGIAYDLVDAVLRERDPAAELRELGDALCQVRVRDIAEDRSGRPLGLGIVDFPAIARSLYELDYDGYLMLDIPSGDDPVASAAASLAFAQEAIVDG
- a CDS encoding peptide ABC transporter substrate-binding protein codes for the protein MGEPVKFQAWGAFLLAVALAGCDPSNPNNPYRAEDAESKVYYSTFEEPPKHLDPARSYSANEYAFIAQIYEPPFQYHYLKRPYELIPLTAESVPEPQYYDAQGTLLEGDPPAEKVARAVYEIRIQPGILYQPHPCFAKRPDGSPANANLTDADVESIDDIGGFAETGTRELAAKDYVYQIQRLADPRLSCPILSTIGGYIEGMEEYAAALEEALSAARAERQARGGIAYNADRDERYDPISLDYGAFPLPGAEVVDDHTYRIVLTRKYPQILYWLAMPFFSPMPPEAIAFYDQGALIRKNMTIDQYPVGTGAYRFATYNPNLEIVLTRNENYRTTETYPSEGEPNDDADGFLASAGQSLPFIDRFVYKLEKEDVPRWSKFLQGYYDASGISSDNFDRAIVMNAETGATLSPWMQERGVQLTTAVNTATYYLAFNMLDPVVGGYEPEKRKLRQAISIAIDTEEYVEIFANGRALAAHGPIPPGIFGRVEGRAGMNPFVYDWNDRAGAPVRKSLDEAKRLLAEAGYPNGRGKDGKPLRVSFDNVLTGAGDQATIRWYSKKLEALGATLVSNATDYSRFQDKVHNANFQIISWGWLADYPDPENFLFLLYGPNGKKEHDGENAANYDNPDYNRLFAQMENMTNTPERQALIDRMLAVAQEDAPWIWGFHPVSFGLRHAWIRNAKPNQMANGTLKYLDLDPAQRKTMRARWNKPNYTPLLAVAGLLVLGSIPAVVTVRRREHGR